Below is a genomic region from Insulibacter thermoxylanivorax.
TTTGCGATCTGAGGGAATCCGTGGTAAGATAGGATAAAGGTATGTTCGATCAAGGGAGGAAGAACCGTTGCTGAAACGCACACTAATCGGAATATTCCGAAGCTTTGAAACGACCAGCGAGAACCCGAAATATCCCGGTTTGAATTCCAGGCACTTTAAGCTTCCTAAAGATAAACTTTGGGAAGAGATTCTAGCGATTGTGAAGAAATATCCGGGGCTTAAACTAGTCCACGATGTGAAGAGCGTCGGTGAGATTCTCGCGGAGAAGCGTACAGCAACCGGAAGAATACAAGACGTGAC
It encodes:
- a CDS encoding DUF1499 domain-containing protein, with amino-acid sequence MLKRTLIGIFRSFETTSENPKYPGLNSRHFKLPKDKLWEEILAIVKKYPGLKLVHDVKSVGEILAEKRTATGRIQDVTFTVVEINPVKSAVDIYSASRGSLGDLGSNYRLILNLLKEIDRKLKDYADKPSL